A genome region from Vibrio tapetis subsp. tapetis includes the following:
- a CDS encoding ATP-binding protein — protein sequence MDSPLDRKLKREIAARKQAEHLLEAKSLELFSTNQQLQDALRALEKSSDNNLKKLDFQSKIDAILIDFGRTFLVKDLDEVVLANFTQRLCDNSVVESSRLTLNKGCNLQLILYCFGNFNIDFVECNELCWHENLLHIPLKLNNNLIGTLSVRVRDYDGFEDTIQNSMTLVAELLLNAVSHQIAILKNIQSRKRAEASERSTRDFLAMINHELRTPLNGLLGSAELLHDAQLNEPQQDLVKNIEQSGEFLRTIINDLLDFSKINAGMFELIPRIFSSSELHDTLNSIFSTKAQEKSIAFSITATNAIPEYFHADLERITQVLVNVIGNSIKFTESGSVIVEANWNEPNLFLTVKDTGIGISEKAQNNLFQPFIQADLSSKRQFEGTGLGLAICGQLVALMNGTIKLSSTLGVGSTVEITLPLTIAEKPPVITNEVDPSLRNSTVTSLSILVVEDIRMNQIVIEQMMSKFNIKPDLANNGLEAIEAACGKDYDLIFMDYRMPVMDGLEATRRLRQSGFTAPIIALTAGTTSSERELCMNSGMNDILTKPYRGVQLIEMIQKWSK from the coding sequence ATGGACTCTCCGCTTGATCGCAAACTCAAACGAGAAATTGCAGCCAGAAAACAAGCTGAACATCTACTCGAAGCAAAGAGCCTTGAGCTATTTTCAACGAACCAACAGCTTCAGGATGCGCTCAGAGCGCTCGAGAAGTCCTCAGATAACAACTTAAAGAAGCTAGATTTTCAAAGTAAAATCGATGCCATTTTGATAGATTTTGGTCGAACCTTTTTAGTGAAGGATCTCGACGAAGTGGTGCTTGCGAATTTCACACAGAGGTTATGTGACAATTCGGTCGTTGAATCAAGCAGACTCACTCTCAATAAGGGCTGCAATTTGCAATTGATCCTCTATTGTTTTGGTAATTTCAACATTGATTTTGTAGAATGCAACGAGCTTTGCTGGCACGAAAACCTACTGCATATCCCATTGAAATTAAACAATAATTTAATTGGCACTTTATCGGTTAGAGTTCGAGATTACGATGGCTTTGAAGACACAATTCAAAACTCAATGACATTAGTTGCCGAATTACTTCTTAATGCGGTTAGCCATCAAATCGCGATACTCAAAAATATACAATCAAGGAAACGAGCTGAAGCGTCTGAACGATCAACTCGAGACTTTCTTGCCATGATCAATCATGAACTAAGAACCCCCCTTAACGGTTTATTAGGGAGCGCCGAATTACTGCATGATGCTCAGCTTAACGAGCCTCAACAAGATCTGGTTAAGAACATTGAGCAATCTGGAGAGTTCTTAAGAACGATCATTAATGACCTACTTGATTTTAGTAAAATCAACGCCGGTATGTTTGAACTGATCCCCCGCATATTTTCATCATCAGAGCTCCACGACACGTTGAACAGTATCTTTTCTACTAAAGCTCAAGAGAAATCAATCGCGTTTTCGATTACCGCCACCAACGCGATCCCAGAATATTTTCACGCTGACTTAGAGCGAATTACGCAGGTCTTAGTCAATGTGATTGGAAATTCAATTAAATTTACCGAATCAGGCTCCGTTATCGTTGAAGCCAACTGGAATGAGCCGAACCTATTTCTCACCGTTAAAGATACCGGTATTGGTATTTCAGAAAAGGCGCAGAACAACCTCTTCCAACCATTTATACAAGCAGATCTTAGCAGCAAGCGGCAATTTGAAGGCACAGGTCTTGGCCTCGCCATTTGTGGGCAATTAGTGGCCTTGATGAACGGAACGATCAAACTAAGCAGTACTTTAGGCGTAGGTTCTACCGTTGAAATTACACTGCCGTTGACTATCGCAGAGAAACCGCCGGTCATTACCAACGAAGTCGATCCATCGTTGCGTAATTCGACAGTAACTTCTCTCTCGATTCTGGTCGTTGAAGACATAAGAATGAACCAAATAGTCATTGAGCAAATGATGTCTAAATTTAATATCAAGCCAGATCTTGCCAATAATGGCTTGGAGGCGATCGAAGCGGCTTGTGGCAAAGACTATGATCTCATCTTCATGGATTATCGAATGCCCGTGATGGATGGACTGGAAGCGACAAGAAGACTACGACAATCCGGGTTTACCGCTCCTATCATAGCCCTTACAGCAGGGACAACCTCCAGTGAGAGAGAGTTGTGCATGAATTCCGGTATGAACGATATTTTGACCAAACCTTACCGTGGTGTTCAATTAATTGAAATGATTCAAAAGTGGAGTAAATAG
- a CDS encoding efflux RND transporter periplasmic adaptor subunit, with product MKYGLLAASLSALLLTQGCTTEDVKQSAMPLSVSTVTVSAPIETQHRSFKGQVMPAERTPLSFRIEGELVSRLVIEGQQVKRGDVLAKLDDKKLRQKLSDAKAQFALAKKQLSRGEEMFVRQMVSDAELDELTANMRLAQANFQAEQQKMKYSVLTAPFDGVISALDKEQFESVNPGETVVSMYQNDQVYVQIQLSDTVLAMLNPDRNQSNYKPMASFSGLSETYTLTYLEHTSEPSPQSQTYEMWLRMPQVTPAILPGTSVNVEVDLLAAGLRTQTGYQVPMPVLQAGDENGQFYVWKWSEGEVHRKEVKVEFINSEGAIIANGSAQGDVLVSSSLRKLREGQSVVKAEGNH from the coding sequence ATGAAGTATGGATTACTAGCAGCTAGCCTGTCGGCGCTATTGTTAACTCAAGGGTGTACCACAGAAGACGTGAAACAGAGCGCAATGCCACTTTCAGTATCGACAGTGACGGTCAGTGCACCCATTGAAACTCAGCATCGTAGCTTCAAGGGGCAGGTGATGCCGGCAGAGCGTACACCTCTGTCTTTTCGAATTGAAGGTGAATTGGTCTCTCGTTTAGTCATAGAAGGACAACAAGTTAAAAGAGGCGATGTACTGGCGAAACTCGACGACAAGAAACTACGCCAGAAATTGTCCGATGCAAAAGCTCAATTTGCGCTTGCTAAAAAACAACTGAGCCGTGGTGAAGAAATGTTTGTTCGTCAAATGGTCTCGGATGCCGAGTTGGATGAATTGACCGCCAATATGAGGCTGGCGCAAGCGAACTTTCAGGCTGAACAACAAAAAATGAAATACAGTGTTTTAACGGCGCCATTCGATGGCGTTATATCGGCGTTGGATAAAGAACAGTTTGAGAGCGTCAACCCAGGTGAAACGGTTGTAAGCATGTATCAGAATGATCAAGTTTACGTTCAAATTCAGTTATCAGATACGGTTCTCGCCATGCTTAATCCGGATCGAAACCAAAGCAATTATAAGCCGATGGCATCGTTTTCAGGCTTAAGTGAAACCTACACGCTTACCTATTTAGAGCATACTAGCGAGCCGTCACCACAATCACAAACTTATGAAATGTGGTTGAGAATGCCACAAGTAACGCCGGCTATTTTACCTGGAACCAGTGTTAACGTTGAAGTTGATTTACTTGCAGCAGGCCTTAGGACTCAAACGGGTTATCAAGTGCCAATGCCTGTCCTCCAAGCCGGCGATGAAAACGGCCAGTTTTATGTGTGGAAATGGTCAGAAGGTGAAGTGCATAGAAAAGAAGTGAAGGTTGAGTTCATTAACAGTGAAGGGGCAATCATTGCCAACGGATCGGCTCAGGGTGATGTGCTTGTCAGTTCGAGTTTAAGAAAATTACGCGAAGGGCAATCAGTCGTGAAAGCAGAAGGTAACCACTAA
- a CDS encoding protein adenylyltransferase SelO — MKLTNTYLTLGEHFYQEIEPTPVTSPDLFLWNEALASELSVSEQIKNRASHYFSGNERLEGSQPIAQAYAGHQFGSYNPQLGDGRAHLLGDTKNLSGKIQEIQLKGSGPTRYSRRGDGRCALGPAVREFIMSQAMHSLGVPTTKALAVVTTGEKVWRQSSENGAVVTRVASSHLRVGTFQYIAALDDKHKLEQLLEFAIERHYPQLSQHEQKALAFLDCVIKAQIKTVVEWMRVGFIHGVMNTDNTTISGETIDYGPCAMMGKYHPLTVFSSIDRDGRYSFGNQPWIMQWNMARLAESLITLVDDDADKAVSMLEPYINGFAEQLKVAYYQMMYDKLGLIAQPKREFVDKLLTRMQELELDYTQTFAELTQSLAPVPMEALNTENIKALGDVYDEWLSLVTTQPQADTREIMRKSNPLVIPRNHHIESVISQCELTGKPESAIAILKVLTSPYHENSETKHYQDAGDDNDKYYQTFCGT, encoded by the coding sequence GTGAAACTCACCAATACTTACCTAACACTCGGTGAACATTTTTATCAAGAAATCGAGCCTACGCCGGTTACTTCCCCTGATCTGTTTTTGTGGAATGAAGCGTTAGCATCCGAATTGTCTGTTTCAGAACAGATAAAAAACCGTGCCAGCCATTACTTTTCTGGAAATGAGCGATTGGAAGGAAGTCAGCCGATAGCGCAAGCCTACGCTGGTCACCAATTTGGTAGCTATAACCCACAATTGGGAGATGGCCGTGCTCATTTACTTGGTGATACCAAGAACCTCTCGGGAAAAATTCAAGAAATACAGCTAAAAGGTTCAGGACCAACTCGATATTCACGGAGAGGCGATGGACGATGTGCACTTGGACCCGCTGTTCGTGAGTTTATAATGAGCCAAGCTATGCATTCCCTCGGTGTTCCAACAACCAAAGCGCTTGCCGTTGTCACAACAGGTGAGAAGGTATGGAGGCAATCATCTGAGAACGGCGCCGTGGTCACACGGGTTGCATCTAGCCACTTACGCGTAGGAACTTTTCAGTACATCGCCGCACTGGATGATAAACACAAGCTTGAACAACTACTCGAATTTGCGATTGAGAGGCACTACCCACAGCTCAGCCAACACGAACAAAAGGCGCTGGCGTTTTTAGACTGCGTGATCAAAGCCCAAATCAAAACCGTTGTAGAGTGGATGCGTGTCGGCTTTATTCATGGCGTGATGAATACTGACAATACGACTATTTCAGGCGAAACCATCGACTACGGTCCCTGTGCGATGATGGGAAAATATCACCCATTAACGGTGTTTAGCTCCATAGACAGAGACGGACGGTACAGCTTTGGCAATCAGCCTTGGATCATGCAATGGAACATGGCTCGCTTAGCAGAGAGCCTAATTACTCTTGTCGATGATGATGCAGATAAAGCCGTATCAATGCTGGAACCCTATATCAATGGTTTTGCCGAGCAACTTAAAGTCGCTTACTACCAAATGATGTATGACAAGCTCGGCTTAATTGCTCAACCAAAACGTGAATTTGTCGATAAACTCTTAACCAGGATGCAAGAACTAGAGCTAGATTATACTCAGACGTTTGCCGAGTTAACGCAAAGTTTGGCTCCAGTACCAATGGAAGCGCTTAACACTGAGAACATCAAAGCCTTAGGTGACGTATATGACGAATGGCTATCGCTCGTAACCACGCAACCCCAAGCTGACACCAGAGAAATCATGCGAAAATCTAACCCTCTGGTCATTCCAAGGAATCATCATATAGAATCTGTAATTAGTCAGTGTGAGTTGACTGGTAAACCCGAATCTGCGATCGCCATATTGAAGGTGTTGACGTCACCCTACCACGAGAATTCTGAGACCAAACACTATCAAGACGCCGGGGATGATAACGATAAATATTACCAAACATTTTGTGGTACATAA
- a CDS encoding TetR/AcrR family transcriptional regulator: MVERKQGRRSAQQAEETKQHILLFATQMFCEQGYERVSLRSISEKAGVSHSLIRHHFGSKEKIWHAISDGLHDYMQRYIAHILEKLPPDTQANVKLYTLVSRLLAFMLTYPQPIQLIADAVRQEDALFDYFIDNVGELESQVFAIAEEYNTLFPETPVNVAELKWQMIMVAHSAASLTPFMRQTWVDESLNDVECLARQWQMFERHVASVLHIEQENRLTTVTVDDLVYDVPCFTQEQGGDCAFEQQLNQLNRVFGCMHGADAETQ; this comes from the coding sequence ATGGTTGAACGTAAACAAGGTCGCCGTAGCGCCCAACAAGCAGAAGAAACCAAACAACATATCCTTTTGTTCGCAACCCAAATGTTTTGCGAGCAAGGTTACGAGCGGGTTTCCTTACGTAGTATTAGTGAAAAGGCCGGCGTGTCTCATAGCTTGATCCGCCATCATTTCGGCAGTAAAGAAAAAATTTGGCACGCGATCAGTGATGGCTTGCATGACTACATGCAAAGATACATCGCGCATATACTCGAGAAGTTACCACCCGATACTCAAGCAAATGTGAAACTGTACACGCTTGTTTCACGTTTATTGGCATTTATGCTGACTTACCCTCAACCAATTCAGCTAATCGCTGACGCGGTTAGGCAAGAAGACGCGTTATTTGATTATTTTATTGATAACGTTGGTGAGCTTGAGTCGCAAGTATTCGCTATTGCTGAGGAATACAACACTTTGTTTCCTGAGACCCCAGTAAACGTAGCCGAGCTAAAATGGCAGATGATCATGGTCGCGCATAGTGCAGCGAGCTTAACGCCCTTTATGCGTCAAACGTGGGTAGATGAGTCACTCAACGACGTGGAATGTTTGGCTCGTCAGTGGCAAATGTTTGAAAGACATGTTGCGTCTGTTCTCCATATTGAGCAAGAGAACCGATTAACAACCGTCACTGTCGATGACTTGGTATACGATGTGCCGTGCTTTACACAAGAGCAAGGTGGCGATTGCGCATTTGAACAGCAACTCAATCAACTAAATCGAGTTTTTGGCTGTATGCATGGCGCGGACGCAGAAACACAATAG
- a CDS encoding heme NO-binding domain-containing protein has translation MKGIIFTEFLELVEAQFGLETLDTVLTLAEDEGIYTSVGSYDHKNLVKLIVQLSKQTDIPPEDLQQVFGQSVFKNLLASLPADVSLIQSANTFQFIRHVEEYIHVEVKKLYPEAKPPSFVFINESDTTMTVDYHSARCMSHVCLGLIHGCAEHFNEELDVTSEPQNESGSCVRFHLAMKK, from the coding sequence ATGAAAGGAATTATATTCACTGAGTTCCTCGAACTGGTTGAGGCTCAATTTGGCCTAGAGACTCTAGACACCGTACTTACGCTTGCTGAAGATGAAGGTATTTATACATCCGTAGGAAGTTATGACCACAAAAACCTAGTGAAACTCATTGTCCAACTGAGTAAACAAACCGATATTCCGCCAGAAGATCTACAGCAAGTTTTTGGTCAATCCGTATTCAAAAACTTGCTTGCAAGCTTGCCAGCCGATGTTAGCCTCATCCAAAGTGCAAATACCTTTCAATTTATTCGCCACGTTGAAGAATACATTCACGTTGAAGTTAAAAAGCTCTACCCTGAAGCGAAACCGCCAAGTTTTGTTTTTATCAACGAATCCGACACTACAATGACAGTCGATTATCACAGTGCTCGTTGTATGTCTCACGTATGTTTAGGTTTGATACATGGCTGTGCCGAACATTTTAACGAAGAACTGGATGTTACCTCAGAACCGCAAAATGAAAGTGGCAGTTGCGTCCGCTTTCATTTGGCGATGAAGAAGTAG
- a CDS encoding efflux RND transporter periplasmic adaptor subunit has protein sequence MITSKYHLTKLTTVAAIAALSISLSGCNNANSEIIDPVITPVKLVTVPQLGQQTVDSFLAKVDATDRAQLSFQVGGVIESATVRMGEQVVKGQLIAQLDPTDYQLAVDAKQAQFDLAITQYQRAKQLFDKKLISADNYDQNETRFKATFASLEQAKTDLAHTALVAPFDGMVSYTFAKQFQLVGAKQPVINLINIDQMDVAFTLPVSYVKSVGISALKQKRMWITMDNHSQQRIEASFKQISTQPDLDTNSYEASVTIQRPKAMNLLTGMSGQVHIQSAIRHDAFALPNAAWLSKVNTEGELWRFNPESQQVNRISVQFDNNNAVVGGLEKGDLIVVAGVEKLIEGQIVKAWQKEGGI, from the coding sequence ATGATAACGTCCAAATATCACTTAACTAAACTGACGACGGTCGCTGCAATTGCTGCATTGAGTATTTCGTTAAGTGGCTGTAACAACGCCAATTCTGAAATAATCGATCCAGTCATTACGCCCGTAAAGTTAGTTACTGTTCCTCAATTAGGGCAGCAAACAGTCGACAGTTTCTTGGCGAAGGTAGATGCAACCGATCGTGCCCAGTTGTCTTTTCAGGTTGGTGGGGTGATTGAGTCTGCGACCGTTCGAATGGGTGAACAGGTAGTGAAAGGTCAGCTAATTGCTCAGCTTGATCCAACCGATTACCAATTAGCGGTAGACGCCAAGCAGGCTCAATTTGATTTGGCCATAACTCAATACCAAAGAGCCAAGCAGTTATTTGATAAAAAGTTAATTAGTGCCGATAACTACGACCAAAATGAAACTCGCTTTAAGGCGACGTTCGCGAGCTTAGAGCAAGCCAAAACCGATTTGGCGCATACAGCGCTAGTAGCTCCTTTTGATGGCATGGTTTCTTATACGTTCGCAAAGCAGTTTCAATTGGTTGGAGCAAAACAGCCAGTGATCAATCTCATTAACATTGACCAAATGGATGTCGCTTTCACGCTTCCTGTTTCTTATGTAAAAAGTGTTGGTATTAGCGCGCTAAAACAAAAGCGAATGTGGATCACCATGGACAATCATTCACAACAGCGTATCGAAGCGAGCTTCAAACAAATATCCACTCAGCCTGATTTAGATACCAATAGTTACGAAGCATCGGTAACCATTCAAAGACCAAAAGCAATGAATTTATTAACGGGTATGTCTGGTCAAGTTCATATTCAATCTGCCATTCGCCACGATGCTTTTGCGCTACCAAACGCGGCTTGGTTATCTAAGGTCAACACAGAAGGTGAACTGTGGCGATTTAATCCAGAGAGCCAGCAAGTTAATCGCATCTCTGTGCAATTTGATAACAACAACGCAGTGGTCGGTGGCTTAGAAAAAGGCGATTTGATCGTCGTTGCTGGCGTCGAAAAACTGATTGAAGGACAAATAGTGAAAGCATGGCAAAAAGAAGGCGGCATCTAA